The Vitis riparia cultivar Riparia Gloire de Montpellier isolate 1030 chromosome 3, EGFV_Vit.rip_1.0, whole genome shotgun sequence genome segment AGAAATTATGGGGGTTTGATAGGGTGCGTGCCTGGTGGATGAGCATCAGCACGACAGCCATGTCCCTGAAGTGTGACCTGGGAAGGAGGGCAAAGGCGTTGGAGTGACTGAGAAGTGCATCACCAAATGCCCAATAGACTGCTGCCGCGGACGGGAGTGTCAGTGTCAGCACATACACGGTAGCCAGCAGGTATATGGCCTTGAATTTCTGTGGCTTCCACATTGCATGCATTATCTCTCtgcaaaaaaatcaaaaccttttgtttttatactcttgatttagaattttctaaacaataattaaaattttggaataagtggaaactgtttttcaaaacaaaactgttttttgaaatCATTATCCATCAAACCCTTAAAAGTTTTTTCCACCAAACACCAATCCAAAAGTTTAAGCTATAAGCAATGTATTACATATAGGGAATAAGTCgaaactgtttttcatatttgagtttttaaataaaacaaaactgtttttctaaattattaccCATCAAATCCTTGAGCTTTTTCTACCAAACATCAATCCAAAAGTTTAAGCTATCGAGCAAGTAATTGGGTGGTGGTAATGGGCTTTTGAGACAAAACCCAAGAAGTGACACACCTGCCTGACCCACAAATCCAAAATCTAGGATTCACTGATGATGATGGACCCCATTCACATAAAAGCAAAAGGGGACAAGAAAAAGAGAGTTGGCTTTCTACACTATGGAAAGGGAGAAAAGGGGTTCCcaaggagataaaaactaaagaATAAAAGACCTTTTGCCTCCCACGCCTGGGGAGGGCAGTTTGGggattaaaaaatttcatgagAATGATGTGTACCTGGGGAATAATAGGCTTTTAGACAAAGATTGGTCATCAGATCGGATGGCCCagatcaaatcaagaaaaagagagagactGTACAGTCATTTTCAAAGGGGCTTAAGGGCGCTGCCCTCTTCTGATTTATTTACCCTATAATAAAAACATGGACCATTTGGTAAGTTAAGGGCAGTGTCTTACACAGTCACAGCATGTCCCCCGAATGTGTAGAGAATGTTTGTAGCCCCTGTGAAGTATAGCACCAGCTTGGATGGACCTGAGTGTTTCACTCCTTCCATCTGCCCattaaccaaaataaataaaataatttagtaattttaatatcatatgTTTTGGATATTTGGTTGAATGAGATATATGTATGGTACCTGGCCATGGAGGAGGGATGCAACAGTGAGGTACCAGGCAGTGTAAGTGGTCATGATCAAGCCCAAGAAGGACCAGATTCTGTAGTTATGGAATGAAGGAATAAAGACTGTGGTGGCACAGCAGGCTCCGAAGATGTAAGTCCATGTCCTCTTGTCCAGATTATCATTTATGTAATATATGTTGCTGCAACAAACGACATGCCCAGTTGCAGAAAATGCTTCAGATCTTTGTTTATtgtaaagaaaggaaaaaaaaatgtggtgggtgaagaaaaaacaagagacagagaaagagagagagagagagagagtagtaGGAGGAGGAtagggagggagagagggagatgCCTGGCACAAGCTATGAGTTGAATCACGGATCCAAACAGAAGAAAAGTGCAGTTGAAAGCCAACCCCACGTTCCTCCAGTGTTTGCCAAGCAGCCCATCAAGAACTTCAAACCACTTTTGACAAGAAAACACAGGAAAGTGTGAGAATCCCATGTGGGAAATGGATCAAAAAGATGGAACAGTGGTAGGAGAGAAGAAATGGGGAGTAGTACTGATTAAGACCTGAATGACATGGTTTCTGAAATCAGCtttctctctttcctttctGGTTCTGTATTCCACATAGAGGATGCTGATGAGATAGGCTGTCCAGCTTCCCATCAAGCCATAGAACAGCTGGAATAGAATCCCAGACAGCATCCCCAGCTGGGAAAATGAGTATGGCAAAGTCAGCAGAACCTGAGCCACCTGAAACAAACCAAACCCAAATGAAGTGGGTGACTAaagttcctttttttcattttttctcaactcaaaatacaaaatttttcatGGTGAGACCTGGTTTGAAGCACAGCTAAACCAGGCATCATACACAGAGCCACCATGCCAGAAGAACTTGGACAGCCTTGTCTTCACATCCTGGGGCTTGCCTTCAGTCTCCATCTCCACATAATTCCCCACCATCACTGTCTCCACCACCTTATCAGAAGCCATAACTCTCTCCAAATCAAAGCTAGCTATCTGGttgtgtttgtgtgtgtttCTCTTAGAAATGAATATGAATGGCTTGTGCAGTGGTATTTATACTAGACACTGAGACTCCTTTAAGGGTGGGAAAAGGCTGTTTTTCAAAGGCATTTTACAGGGCATTGGCCTTTTGGGGAAGCCAATAAAATCcactctcatttttcttttttctttttggtctgTGGGTTTGATGGAATACCACTGGTTTTCGAGCccctttttgtaattaatttttttgttgtttagcTCATAATTTAATATCCCATAATTGCATTTTGTACCACTATAAAATCCAATAATTAAGGGAGCGTGAGCGGCTTGTGTGCACGAGCGGGTCTCCACACTTCCCAAGCTCATAAtcacaataatatttttctctaccataCCACTATCGATTTTTCCTTTAGTAATCCACTATCACccttttaaaatatcttattcTAGGAAAGTTGGCTCCTTTTATgaacaaaatattattcatttttaggCCTAGATACTTGAAGTGTactaaaagaaatttcaaaatgatgGTAAAGTAGGTCTTATAGAATGATTTTTGAGCTAATATTGTTTTGGTGTGATATTATTGTCAAAAAATGGACATAAGCATATATGGGTGATGACTTCTTGTACACCATGACCTTTATCATCTCCTAGTGAGTAGTGACTTGCAACTACCATACCATTAATTGGGttggttttagggttttaagaCTATAAACCAAAAATGGGTTGGTTGTTTACCACAAAAGGAATAGTATGGGGAGGAGAGATGGTATATTGGAGAAAGCATTTTGTAGAAGAACAAGGGAGAGTTGGGTAATAAAAAAGGGAGAATAAGCAAGGGAAGGAGTGAAGGAAATTATAACAAAGTAGACCACATGATTGCAGCCAAACGGGCGTGGTCTCTTTACAAGAAGAAGAAAGCTGCTTTTCTCACATGGTGAAAACTTTGTGGACTCGAGAATCAGCCCAAAGCCCTCCCAAAGTCCCTTGTTCACATGCCCATTTTTGTATTAGCCATTGGAGAGTTTTTAGGTCATGTGCTCCTTGGGAAACCCCATCTAACCCTTCTCCTTGATACCCCTTATTTTAATTCCATTCcatgtcattttcatatttttataatacccTTTTCGGGTTTTTCCTTAATCGATCGTTTACTACGctaattaaaaccaaaattaaggGTATAATTACTagcaaaaattatattattatgtacATGGCATGGCCATGACGGTCCAAATGGGTattgttttttgaatttgaatgtgTGACCAAGAGGGttgattgattatatatttgatataataatgatgatgtaTGATGGGtttgttcttattttgaaaagaaacaaagggAAAACCCATGTATGCGgtattgattattattatagaAAACATAAATTCAGGGGAGGGAGGAGGGGAGAAGACTTAAAAAGCAAATTTTGCTTTGCTGCAGTGCAACATATTCATGGGGTTTGTTGGGAGACCACATCCCCACTCCTATGCTTTCCAGTCACTGGGACCAGAAACATGCCCTGTGCCTCTGTCTCCTTGACTAACATTGCATCTACCTCACTGCACACCCAACACATTCCTGCATGCTTATTCTTCTAACTAACCTATGCCCTCCATCCATCACTTTCTATTTTGCACTATCATTCTCATCATGCTCTTGTTTTGAAGTTGCTTTGGTGAAAAAAAGCTTCTCTTAAGATTTTATCTAATTAAAAGCTTAAACTATTACATAATGAGCCGAAAATGTATACTAATTTACTATTCAAAAGTTAACTAAAACTCTTGACATCATGTTTTGCCATCAATTTAACTCGAAaacttaaatgtttttttaagaaCACAATGCTTGTTTGGCAAGATATACTTATCCTAATCTATTCATCACTTTGACAAACAAAGATTTTTCAATAGATACTTTTCAATTaagtttcttttatattatcttttaattttttttagtaatttaaactttttaagtTGTGAGAACCCAATGTGATAAAGTTTGAATAATTCACCGGTGCAATTCAAATTcgacatgtttttattttattttataggttAAGTATAATTACATTTTGATTAAATTCTTGTCAATCTATATGACCcgttataaatataattttttattccctCTATAACATCTATTGAACATGAATTTGAcctatttaatcattttactaaTTAACATTATTATAACCATAACCTATTTAAACCATATTTGATTCACTTAAGTTCTGATTTTGAATGAACAAGTCAATAGTCATAAAAAGATCATATTAGGAAGTCTATCTTATTTATTCAAACAAAACTTAACTCGATTAAATTACTAAATAgaatctaattattaaataagttgcACAATATAATacctttttaataattaatcatGTTTGAATATATGTTTTTATCCTAATACGATATGAATACGACTCAAGAATATAATGACAAACATGACTTCCATAAAATGACTATGATTTGTTTTTGTTCATAGAGTTTGAATATCAGAATTGAAAAACATGATCATGGACAAAGTGAATAGATGGGGTCATTTTAATGCGGTAGATTTTATATCTATCAATAATGCTTGGAGCCCTCCTTATGGGGatctttttctttagttttcttaTCTTTCAGTATTTCATActaagaaagaatgaaaattttccaaatgtTGCTAGTAATACTAATAATGAACTCGCAAACTAATAATCCTATGCGTGGTCTAAAAATCATCACGCGAGGGCAGAGGGCGGTGGACATGTAGAGGAGGTATGATAAATTTTCACACCAAGTCAACCTATGATGAACAATAATAATTCCTCAAAAATGATACCCCAAATCCAAGAGGGAATGCAAGAACAACTCTAAAGCACAACATCATCATGGTATTCAATCTCAATGATGTGAATACAAATTGAAACAACCCCACAATCTCATATCTCCATTAGGGTTCTTTAGATACGCTTCTTTTAAGGGCATTCTTTTGGGTATAAATTTAGTGAAAGTGGATCTAAGAGAGGACCTTTGGGCATATGGGCATATGGGCAAAGGGGCAAAGGGGCAAAGGGGTATCACTTGAAATGATTAAAGCTTCACTTGTTGGGGGGTCAATCTTTTGGTAACAAACCCTTCTCTTTTTTATGCCATTTGGCACTCAAAAGAGGGGCATGAAATTTGAAACCTGCATTGACCTAGAAGGCAATTACTCAATGTGGGTCATTACCCTTTTGCTAGAAATCCATACAATGATGGTCAACTCCATTAGGAGAGCATTGGATTTTGCTCATATTTATGGGTGCATTATAATTTGAAATCCATCTCATTTTAATTAACAACAAACACCATCATGGTGGGTTCCCTTTTTGGCCTCTATATTGGGAGCCATGTTTTTAGGACCAGAGAATCCTATCTTGAAAGTGAATTTGTCCCACTAAAGCATAGCCTTGCTAGTGTGGAAAAGAAAGCCAAAAGTATTCCCCTAGGTTGTAATATGTAATCTCTATAgcttattttgttcttttttccctcttttttcaATCCCATTTGAATCTACCTAAATCCCATGTCCAATTTTTTGAAAGTTAAGTATGTTATAAGTgtaatgaaaaatagaataaagaaaagaaaataatcgAGAAAATGAGTATAAAGAACTTCTTTTgatattaaagtttttttaaaataaaattaatcaaacagaCGTATAAACCATTATTAAgctcagaaaagaaaaaaaaaaacacttttgactTCTCATAAGTGAATTGAAACAGAATCAATATGTTGCATGCGtaagttaattaaatataaaaaaattcttaattaagTTATTGGTAGAATCTGAGTGATCAAACTAACTTTAGTACTTAGTGATATAATTAAGATACATAGTGTGGCAAACTTCAATTTGTGGTTAGGAGAATGGAATGGAATGAAATGGGTGCCTAAATTAATTATGAGGCATTATGAGTGGGTCTTTAATTTTATAAGCCTTACTACCATGTGTCTTTGAAATACATAGCTCCAAGCCTTCATAAAATTCCCACAATAAATCAAGACTCCATTTAGGCCATGGATATCTTCAATGGGCCATGTCCATGACCC includes the following:
- the LOC117911202 gene encoding auxin transporter-like protein 2 — its product is MASDKVVETVMVGNYVEMETEGKPQDVKTRLSKFFWHGGSVYDAWFSCASNQVAQVLLTLPYSFSQLGMLSGILFQLFYGLMGSWTAYLISILYVEYRTRKEREKADFRNHVIQWFEVLDGLLGKHWRNVGLAFNCTFLLFGSVIQLIACASNIYYINDNLDKRTWTYIFGACCATTVFIPSFHNYRIWSFLGLIMTTYTAWYLTVASLLHGQMEGVKHSGPSKLVLYFTGATNILYTFGGHAVTVEIMHAMWKPQKFKAIYLLATVYVLTLTLPSAAAVYWAFGDALLSHSNAFALLPRSHFRDMAVVLMLIHQFITFGFACTPLYFVWEKAIGMHECKSLCKRAAARLPVVVPIWFLAIIFPFFGPINSTVGSLLVSFTVYIIPALAHIFTFKSAAARENAVEQPPKFLGRWAGAYTINIFVVVWVFVVGFGFGGWASMINFVHQIDTFGLFTKCYQCPPSSPPQHVLNTTSAAVSPPPPLHHLHHH